Proteins encoded within one genomic window of Trichocoleus sp.:
- a CDS encoding ATP-binding protein: MGNQLCIEDLLLLEPFQRIPEARLQWVCDRAQTVTLSAGEVLLQEGDPHRGFFILVKGKIVIMRRSEGTEMPVGRHDAPAFFGEVQVLTDEVAPVTLRALTECYMHEIEADDFLTLLHECRDFERIIFRTVQQRLRGLESFIRGREKMAALGTLAAGLAHELNNPAAALVRSLKEMPAAILELQRMNLIYGQRQVEPEHTQQWLQARDAGYETILNHRTNPVTLSDREEVMLNWLEDYGVNQAWKLAEPLAIGGVATETLEQLTERWQDDPTELRELGLQWLALSFEVMDMISHGLHGAERISELVQAMKSYSYLDQGTQQEVDVHQGLEDTLRLFGHKLKQGIQLQRCYDPQVPKVLAYGSELNQVWTNLIDNAIDAMNGKGVLTITTHYKGTSIRVDINDSGSGIPAEIQSRIFEPFFTTKPVGKGSGLGLETIRRIIENRHQGTILFESKPGRTSFSVCLPIVKLSQ, encoded by the coding sequence ATGGGAAATCAATTATGCATTGAAGATTTGCTGCTGCTCGAACCGTTTCAACGAATCCCTGAAGCGCGACTTCAATGGGTGTGCGATCGTGCCCAAACGGTGACCCTCTCGGCTGGAGAGGTGCTGCTACAGGAGGGTGACCCCCATCGCGGATTTTTCATCCTGGTCAAGGGGAAAATTGTTATTATGCGTCGCAGTGAAGGAACCGAAATGCCGGTTGGGCGACATGATGCGCCTGCCTTTTTTGGCGAGGTTCAAGTGCTTACTGATGAGGTTGCCCCAGTTACGCTGCGAGCCTTGACAGAGTGCTATATGCACGAGATTGAAGCAGACGATTTTCTCACGTTGCTGCACGAGTGCCGTGATTTTGAGCGAATCATCTTTCGGACTGTTCAACAACGGCTACGGGGGCTGGAATCGTTCATTCGTGGACGAGAAAAGATGGCAGCATTAGGAACGTTAGCCGCAGGTCTTGCCCATGAGCTGAATAATCCAGCCGCCGCGCTTGTTCGATCATTAAAGGAGATGCCAGCGGCAATTCTGGAGCTACAGCGGATGAATTTAATTTATGGACAGCGCCAGGTTGAGCCGGAACATACCCAGCAATGGTTGCAGGCACGAGATGCAGGCTATGAAACGATTCTCAATCATCGTACCAATCCTGTGACCTTGAGCGATCGAGAAGAGGTAATGCTGAACTGGTTGGAAGACTATGGTGTAAATCAAGCGTGGAAACTGGCTGAACCCCTGGCAATCGGCGGCGTTGCCACAGAAACTCTGGAGCAGTTGACGGAGCGCTGGCAAGATGACCCAACCGAACTGCGGGAACTGGGATTGCAGTGGTTGGCGCTGTCATTTGAAGTAATGGACATGATAAGCCATGGTTTGCATGGTGCAGAACGCATTTCAGAGTTAGTGCAAGCGATGAAATCTTATTCCTACCTGGATCAGGGAACGCAGCAGGAGGTAGATGTGCATCAAGGCTTAGAAGATACGCTGCGATTATTTGGTCACAAACTGAAGCAAGGGATTCAGTTGCAACGGTGTTATGACCCTCAAGTTCCCAAGGTGCTTGCTTATGGTAGCGAGCTAAATCAGGTGTGGACGAACCTGATCGATAATGCGATCGATGCGATGAATGGCAAAGGAGTGCTTACAATTACGACTCATTACAAAGGAACCTCCATTCGGGTTGACATTAATGACTCTGGAAGCGGTATTCCGGCTGAAATTCAGTCGCGCATCTTTGAGCCATTTTTTACCACCAAACCCGTGGGTAAAGGTTCAGGATTAGGACTGGAAACTATCCGACGTATTATAGAGAATCGCCACCAAGGGACAATCTTGTTCGAGTCCAAGCCAGGAAGAACCAGTTTTTCAGTTTGCCTGCCGATCGTTAAGCTTTCACAATAA